One part of the Lotus japonicus ecotype B-129 chromosome 2, LjGifu_v1.2 genome encodes these proteins:
- the LOC130735283 gene encoding caffeoylshikimate esterase-like yields MSLQAAYNVIAYKDKPRLRSALEMLRTTQEIERRLNEVSLPLLILHGDADTVTDPSVSKALYEKASCSDKKLKLYNDAYHALLAGEPDEVIIQVFGDIISWLDDHSLKHYQSSP; encoded by the exons ATGTCTCTCCAGGCAGCCTATAATGTCATTGCTTACAAGGACAAACCACGCTTGCGGAGCGCTTTAGAAATGCTTAGAACTACTCAAGAAATAGAACGGCGGTTGAATGAA GTCTCTCTACCATTGTTAATCCTTCATGGGGATGCTGACACGGTGACTGATCCATCAGTGAGCAAAGCCTTGTATGAGAAAGCAAGCTGTTCAGACAAGAAGCTTAAGCTTTACAATGATGCCTACCATGCTCTTCTTGCGGGTGAGCCTGATGAAGTAATAATTCAAGTTTTTGGTGACATCATTTCTTGGCTTGATGACCACAGCTTGAAACATTATCAATCTTCACCTTGA